The following coding sequences lie in one Silene latifolia isolate original U9 population chromosome 5, ASM4854445v1, whole genome shotgun sequence genomic window:
- the LOC141656452 gene encoding indole-3-acetic acid-amido synthetase GH3.6, whose translation MPEAPKETPNDQTLVEKNKIALEFIEHVTENPDEVQETVLSEILTRNANVEYLQRHGLHGAIDRETFKKIIPVIKYEDLHPDITRIANGDKSAILSSHPISEFLTSSGTSGGERKLMPTIEEELDRRSMLYSLLMPVMSQFVPDLEKGKGMYFLFIKSEAKTPGGLVARPVLTSYYKSSHFKNRPYDPYTNYTSPNETILCPDSYQSMYSQMLCGLCQHNEVLRVGAVFASGFIRAIKFLEKHWPGLAQDIRTGLLSPQITDPCVRESVMRVLKPDTKLADFIEAECGKESWQGIITRLWPNTKYVDVIVTGTMAQYIPTLDYYSNGLPLVCTMYASSECYFGVNLNPLCKPSEVSYTLIPTMGYFEFLPVQRNVNGVSNSISVPKALTEKEQQELVDLVDVKLGQEYELVITTYAGLYRYRVGDVLRVAGFKNKAPQFNFICRKNVVLSIDSDKTDEVELQNAVKNAITHLQPFNATLLEYTSYADLTTIPGHYVLFWELSLNGSTPVPPSVFEDCCLAIEESLNSVYRQGRASDKSIGPLEIKIVENGTFDKLMDYAISLGASINQYKTPRCVKFAPIIELMNSRVVSNYFSPKCPKWVPGHKQWCNGNNEER comes from the exons ATGCCTGAAGCACCAAAGGAAACACCAAACGATCAAACCTTAGTAGAAAAGAATAAGATAGCTCTTGAGTTCATAGAACATGTTACAGAAAATCCAGATGAAGTTCAAGAAACGGTTTTATCCGAAATCTTGACCCGCAATGCAAACGTCGAATATTTACAAAGGCATGGCCTTCATGGTGCCATTGATCGTGAAACTTTCAAAAAAATTATCCCGGTTATCAAATATGAAGATCTTCATCCCGACATCACTCGCATCGCTAATGGCGATAAATCCGCCATTCTTAGCTCTCATCCCATTTCTGAGTTCCTCACAAG TTCTGGTACATCAGGAGGGGAAAGAAAATTGATGCCAACAATTGAAGAGGAATTAGACAGAAGGTCCATGTTATACAGCTTATTAATGCCCGTTATGAGCCAATTTGTACCGGACCTCGAAAAAGGGAAAggaatgtatttcctttttataaAATCCGAGGCTAAGACACCAGGCGGGCTAGTAGCCCGCCCTGTCTTAACCAGTTACTACAAAAGCTCACATTTCAAGAATCGACCATATGACCCTTACACAAACTACACTAGCCCAAATGAGACCATCCTCTGCCCCGACTCGTACCAATCCATGTACTCCCAAATGTTATGTGGCCTTTGCCAACATAATGAGGTTCTTCGGGTCGGGGCAGTTTTCGCGTCTGGGTTTATCCGGGCGATTAAATTCTTAGAAAAACACTGGCCCGGCCTGGCCCAAGATATCCGGACCGGGTTACTTAGCCCGCAGATCACCGACCCGTGTGTTCGGGAATCGGTGATGCGGGTTCTAAAACCTGACACGAAGTTAGCGGATTTTATTGAGGCCGAATGTGGTAAGGAGTCATGGCAAGGGATTATTACTAGGCTTTGGCCTAACACAAAATATGTTGATGTTATTGTAACCGGTACCATGGCACAATATATTCCGACTCTTGATTATTATAGTAACGGACTACCGTTAGTTTGTACTATGTACGCGTCGTCGGAGTGTTACTTTGGTGTTAATCTTAACCCTCTTTGTAAACCAAGTGAGGTTTCCTATACCCTTATTCCAACCATGGGTTACTTTGAATTTTTACCGGTCCAACGGAACGTTAATGGGGTTAGTAACTCGATTTCCGTGCCTAAGGCACTTACCGAGAAGGAACAACAAGAGCTTGTTGATCTTGTTGATGTTAAGCTTGGGCAAGAATATGAACTTGTCATTACCACCTATGCCG GGTTATACAGATACAGAGTAGGCGATGTGCTAAGGGTGGCAGGGTTCAAGAACAAGGCACCACAATTCAACTTCATATGTCGGAAAAACGTCGTTCTAAGCATTGATTCCGACAAAACCGATGAagtcgagctccaaaacgcggtGAAGAATGCAATAACCCATCTCCAACCATTCAATGCAACTCTCCTAGAGTACACAAGTTATGCTGACCTAACCACCATACCGGGACACTACGTCCTCTTTTGGGAATTAAGCTTAAACGGCTCAACCCCGGTCCCTCCCTCGGTTTTTGAGGATTGTTGCCTAGCCATTGAGGAGTCCCTCAACAGTGTGTACCGTCAAGGTCGGGCCTCAGACAAGTCAATCGGGCCGTTAGAGATTAAGATTGTGGAAAATGGGACATTTGATAAGCTTATGGATTATGCAATTAGTTTAGGAGCGTCTATTAATCAGTATAAGACTCCTAGGTGTGTTAAATTTGCACCTataattgagttgatgaactctagGGTGGTGTCAAATTATTTTAGTCCAAAATGTCCTAAGTGGGTCCCGGGTCATAAGCAATGGTGCAATGGTAATAATGAAGAGAGGTAA